From Candidatus Amoebophilus asiaticus 5a2, the proteins below share one genomic window:
- a CDS encoding SEL1-like repeat protein, with amino-acid sequence MKKFHFLNSKWAMHGIMVGLYLLLMLGLFSLESCLEFYNPITPFQKGEKDTSSDISTIKEDARQSNSSKNSYEKQEVTDHNIDEQSTNREVKQEEAVVSVSKPTISLEPLTIDKASHIQLQDPTNTKGKIQPSAINKQPNYLSASTPLAANKGIEKLGSIKEEKALQAKQHVASKQRKVKEQPSDSKQEQDEKELEEQLSNKVFKLPHDYKVRFYKEKGAWKVKAKHFNEPLSVVLAPGMRLVQLLKLSEKAYSNYIHIIKFNPSTKQQAYVYVSPSGLSGGANSEDEGQEESEIEEDSEEKGSSGALTKRKRTMSKSGKERKEESTKSKKVKISSGPTSVSSEALSSPLMEFSQGISLDTLLDSNKDKMSLSMKAYPKKISKADILSILHAELGTAYILGEAEDTGDCFFDALAQCLNRISNTNGRSIKSLRKLCHAYYLNNKEEVDKENQREHQGIDKGEEDYFFIQYTNDECEKHFKGRSPIWGRTGIEGPILCRQLGIEFIVIEILKDEVDDNLISSYVLVKEDTVATIEIEDAKEIIQHINIPILVTWHGSRHFMPLFKEKKIENRNKGKEKAAADTSDDERKSIGEEDSLVLGVSDYKQLEIAEKGYQEAETLMREYIAAESYSQAQELLQKAIQKYRDAANKGSAKAQEILINKMAEQPREVTNPAQELQELYNQYVSKKLPSNEEEVKTWLARFIVMDLDKNKRVPNRIEPSYRDEKVRGIHAVTKGYSASTKSSESEGYGEDMDYEPGFIRSYLKLDFIFGPLFEPQEKKYDDVVMSIDPAGDGKDETGYCIAKRSGDYYFIVEVGGMAGEYLLQEEPIPSRLDTLKKTLKELADIAKKHKVNNIYLEVNGPNVYELPLKEALKGTGIDHINIVIYREKENKEERIKSILTPLLYKSKLIINRKALEDDIIDKKTNDLNYKFIYQLTEILEGRKPGYDDRVDVVASAIRYLQDRKKPVQRSLRASELRERGIRDKKNFTKKQLSEKLELAREALISEGNSTHMIYLARMYMNGLESVRINYPAARQIFEEVIEQDTNNLEALKNLAKIYKYGLGIEQDFEKALELYQTILSIVANEEKKDSESQDLVELKKETLFELADLYEKNKNLQDETTSELIIQYYTESAELGLPAAQYNLAKIYLKEGGEEDAIRLLEKAAVVQHPKAQYKLATILFEDEEEKPRAIELLKEAADNLWGPAKARLALGNWYYYQEENFKEAFKYYSRAANMYTEAKEKVAFMYYKGKGTKQNYIKALEFYLQLFTPIKSNKEKLIFYKELKSHKNRKEKFYDSLVKNKDKKVKNNGKIEYRIAKLYQKSKPHKLYRRALTEHQALKFYIMAKEKGNKKEHKQLNKLFSTNHEKDLLEKTDFKELVIPIIDFVKGTLPIDSKSYNNPVNNPEGSYEIDGEPFKLQNVSGSGMDCFFNAIGFKRNKQVEELKKNKYKNDPVIRYFISFDIRSVVEDLDENRSLAKSIKEAVDYKTYKSQIEKVEKLEEERNTELSKQNKNSNKTDTSLLPEYLKTENINVKKKQIADELNRLSLTLKAYSAFVCDFIGKNKMLGVINNIEDKGNYTSIDAIAYINNIGIRVYRPVIDSKGSIVKNKVILLHEFIPKDAIKVFYLYNYNDHFQKLIPEN; translated from the coding sequence ATGAAGAAATTCCATTTTCTAAATTCTAAATGGGCTATGCATGGGATAATGGTAGGTTTATATCTATTGTTAATGCTTGGTTTATTCTCCTTAGAAAGTTGTTTAGAATTTTATAATCCTATTACACCCTTCCAGAAAGGAGAAAAAGATACTAGCTCTGATATCTCTACCATAAAAGAAGATGCTAGACAGTCAAATAGTTCTAAAAATTCTTACGAGAAGCAGGAAGTTACTGACCATAATATAGACGAACAATCTACTAATAGGGAAGTAAAACAAGAAGAGGCTGTAGTATCAGTTAGTAAACCTACTATTAGTTTAGAACCTTTGACCATTGATAAAGCCAGTCATATACAACTACAGGATCCTACAAATACCAAAGGTAAAATTCAACCATCCGCTATTAACAAGCAACCTAATTACCTCTCAGCTTCTACACCCTTGGCTGCTAATAAGGGGATAGAAAAACTTGGAAGTATAAAAGAAGAGAAAGCGCTACAAGCCAAACAGCATGTAGCAAGCAAACAACGTAAAGTAAAAGAGCAACCTAGTGATAGTAAACAGGAACAAGACGAGAAGGAGCTAGAAGAACAGTTATCAAATAAAGTTTTCAAACTACCCCATGACTATAAAGTCAGATTTTATAAAGAAAAAGGGGCATGGAAAGTAAAGGCTAAACATTTTAATGAACCATTAAGTGTAGTTTTAGCCCCAGGTATGCGTTTAGTACAATTACTAAAGCTAAGTGAGAAAGCCTACAGCAATTATATTCATATTATTAAGTTCAATCCTTCTACAAAACAACAAGCTTATGTATATGTATCTCCTAGCGGATTATCAGGTGGTGCAAACAGTGAAGATGAGGGGCAGGAAGAAAGTGAGATAGAAGAAGATAGTGAGGAAAAAGGCAGTAGTGGTGCCCTTACAAAGAGAAAAAGGACAATGAGTAAAAGTGGAAAGGAGAGAAAAGAAGAGTCCACAAAATCTAAGAAAGTCAAAATAAGTAGTGGTCCAACCAGTGTATCATCCGAAGCTCTTAGTTCGCCTTTGATGGAATTTTCTCAGGGTATTAGCTTAGATACTCTACTCGATAGCAACAAAGATAAAATGTCGCTATCAATGAAAGCTTATCCTAAAAAGATAAGTAAAGCGGATATACTTTCCATTTTACATGCTGAACTAGGAACAGCTTATATCTTAGGTGAGGCTGAAGATACGGGAGATTGTTTTTTTGATGCGTTGGCCCAATGTCTTAACAGAATTAGTAATACAAATGGACGCTCTATTAAATCATTAAGGAAGCTCTGCCATGCATATTATTTAAACAATAAAGAGGAAGTAGATAAAGAAAATCAGCGCGAACACCAAGGGATAGATAAAGGAGAAGAGGATTATTTTTTTATACAATATACTAATGATGAATGTGAAAAACATTTTAAAGGAAGATCGCCTATTTGGGGAAGAACTGGGATAGAAGGCCCAATATTATGTCGCCAATTAGGGATAGAATTTATAGTAATAGAAATATTAAAAGATGAGGTTGATGACAATCTAATAAGTAGTTATGTTTTAGTTAAAGAGGATACGGTTGCAACTATTGAAATAGAAGATGCTAAAGAGATAATTCAACATATAAATATACCAATTCTTGTGACTTGGCATGGCTCACGGCATTTTATGCCATTGTTCAAGGAAAAGAAAATAGAAAATAGAAATAAAGGAAAAGAAAAAGCTGCAGCAGATACTAGTGACGATGAAAGGAAAAGTATAGGAGAGGAAGATAGCTTAGTATTAGGAGTAAGCGATTACAAGCAATTAGAAATAGCTGAAAAAGGATATCAAGAAGCGGAGACTCTAATGAGAGAGTATATTGCAGCAGAAAGTTATAGCCAAGCACAAGAGTTACTTCAAAAAGCCATTCAAAAATATCGTGATGCTGCTAATAAAGGAAGCGCAAAAGCACAAGAAATCCTTATAAATAAAATGGCCGAACAGCCGAGAGAGGTCACTAATCCGGCTCAAGAATTACAAGAACTATATAACCAATATGTAAGCAAGAAATTACCATCTAATGAGGAGGAAGTAAAGACTTGGTTGGCAAGATTCATTGTTATGGACCTTGATAAGAATAAAAGAGTTCCTAATCGTATTGAACCTAGCTATAGAGATGAAAAAGTTAGAGGTATACACGCAGTAACAAAAGGATACTCTGCAAGCACAAAATCATCAGAATCAGAAGGTTATGGTGAAGATATGGATTATGAACCAGGATTTATAAGATCATACCTCAAGCTAGATTTTATATTTGGACCTTTATTTGAACCCCAAGAAAAAAAGTATGATGATGTTGTTATGAGTATTGACCCTGCAGGAGACGGGAAGGATGAAACAGGCTATTGCATAGCTAAAAGATCTGGAGATTATTATTTTATTGTGGAAGTGGGTGGAATGGCCGGCGAATACCTATTACAAGAGGAACCAATACCTTCTAGGCTAGATACATTAAAAAAGACATTAAAAGAGCTAGCAGATATTGCCAAAAAGCATAAAGTTAATAATATATATTTGGAAGTTAATGGTCCTAATGTATATGAATTGCCCCTAAAAGAAGCTTTAAAAGGGACAGGTATAGATCATATAAATATAGTTATTTATAGAGAAAAGGAAAATAAGGAAGAAAGAATTAAGAGCATATTAACACCTCTGCTATATAAAAGCAAACTTATTATTAATAGAAAAGCGCTTGAGGATGATATTATTGATAAAAAAACTAATGATTTAAATTATAAATTTATTTATCAATTAACAGAAATTCTGGAAGGAAGAAAGCCAGGTTATGATGATCGAGTAGATGTAGTAGCTAGTGCTATAAGATATTTACAAGATAGAAAAAAACCAGTACAAAGAAGCTTGAGAGCCTCTGAGCTGAGAGAAAGAGGAATTAGGGATAAGAAAAATTTTACTAAAAAACAGCTTTCTGAAAAATTAGAACTAGCTAGAGAAGCATTAATAAGTGAAGGTAATTCAACTCATATGATTTACTTAGCCCGTATGTATATGAATGGGTTAGAAAGTGTAAGAATAAATTATCCAGCCGCTCGCCAGATATTTGAAGAAGTTATTGAGCAAGATACAAATAATTTAGAAGCATTAAAAAATTTAGCAAAGATCTATAAGTATGGATTAGGGATAGAGCAAGATTTTGAGAAAGCTCTTGAATTGTATCAAACAATTCTATCTATTGTAGCTAATGAAGAAAAGAAAGATAGCGAAAGTCAGGATTTAGTAGAGCTAAAAAAGGAAACCTTATTTGAACTAGCCGATTTATATGAAAAGAACAAAAATTTACAAGATGAAACTACGAGTGAACTAATAATCCAGTACTACACAGAATCAGCTGAACTAGGCCTTCCGGCTGCTCAATATAACCTTGCTAAAATTTATCTTAAAGAAGGAGGAGAAGAGGATGCGATTAGATTATTAGAAAAAGCGGCTGTAGTCCAACATCCGAAAGCTCAGTATAAATTGGCTACCATACTGTTTGAAGACGAAGAAGAAAAGCCAAGAGCAATTGAATTGCTAAAAGAGGCAGCAGACAACCTATGGGGGCCTGCTAAAGCACGATTAGCGCTTGGCAACTGGTATTATTATCAAGAGGAAAACTTTAAAGAGGCATTTAAATATTATAGTAGGGCTGCTAATATGTACACAGAAGCAAAGGAAAAAGTAGCTTTTATGTACTATAAGGGAAAAGGAACAAAACAAAATTATATCAAAGCATTAGAATTTTATCTACAATTATTTACTCCAATAAAATCAAACAAAGAGAAATTAATATTCTATAAGGAGCTGAAAAGTCACAAGAATAGAAAAGAAAAATTTTATGATTCCTTAGTTAAAAATAAAGACAAAAAAGTTAAAAATAATGGTAAAATTGAGTATAGAATAGCTAAACTGTATCAAAAAAGTAAGCCTCACAAATTATATAGAAGAGCTCTGACCGAACACCAGGCATTAAAATTTTATATAATGGCAAAGGAAAAAGGAAATAAAAAAGAGCATAAACAATTGAATAAGTTATTCTCTACCAATCATGAAAAGGATTTATTAGAAAAAACAGATTTTAAAGAATTAGTTATACCAATTATAGACTTTGTAAAAGGTACTCTTCCAATAGATAGTAAGAGTTATAATAATCCTGTTAACAATCCTGAAGGATCATATGAAATTGATGGAGAACCTTTTAAACTACAAAATGTTTCTGGATCAGGTATGGATTGTTTTTTTAATGCGATAGGCTTTAAAAGGAACAAGCAAGTTGAAGAATTAAAAAAAAATAAATATAAAAATGATCCTGTTATCCGGTATTTTATCTCGTTTGATATTAGGTCGGTAGTTGAAGATCTAGACGAGAATCGTAGCTTAGCTAAGAGTATTAAAGAGGCTGTTGATTATAAAACCTATAAGTCTCAAATAGAAAAAGTTGAAAAACTAGAAGAAGAGCGAAATACCGAACTTTCTAAACAGAATAAGAATAGCAATAAAACAGATACTAGCTTATTGCCAGAATATTTAAAAACAGAAAATATTAATGTAAAGAAAAAACAGATCGCTGATGAATTAAATCGTCTATCATTAACTTTAAAAGCATACAGTGCTTTTGTTTGTGATTTTATAGGAAAAAATAAAATGCTAGGAGTAATTAATAATATAGAGGACAAAGGAAATTATACTTCTATTGATGCTATTGCTTATATTAATAACATAGGTATTAGAGTATATCGACCTGTTATAGACAGTAAAGGTTCAATAGTGAAGAATAAGGTAATACTTCTACATGAATTTATACCTAAAGATGCTATAAAGGTTTTCTATTTATATAACTATAATGACCATTTTCAAAAACTTATACCAGAAAATTAA
- a CDS encoding F-box protein, which translates to MSLILESCARGANQPIASELKQLPARTLEREQNDAEVHADHKHIIIVDEDNSYLTSKRRREEKKEEQALESPKSKKRKVTSPEDENKAPGNTSPTKAATRYSLQNKKRSLNQIKSGHTRTRSVIGTRPNSFIESTASPSSKVKLVDVLEHESILQHITSYLPYFYRLEMRRVNRKLHAIFSGYDEIGVRGVENRPKKSIDLYSNHTSFLNFYKKNSKKYCEHIPKALETIPSFIFYCVIQLVQDLPKEFWPYISDTSLKGIRLNWKGLEDSDVELLGKYLQEKENLVRYIDLYCNKITFEGAKKLAESLLKNKKYLIDLTHNKITSQEEKVELRKAYPHIIWKL; encoded by the coding sequence ATGAGCTTAATATTAGAGAGCTGTGCAAGGGGGGCTAACCAACCTATAGCGTCAGAGCTAAAACAGTTGCCAGCTAGAACACTCGAAAGGGAGCAAAATGATGCAGAAGTTCACGCAGACCATAAGCATATAATAATAGTTGATGAAGATAATAGCTATTTAACTAGTAAGAGAAGAAGGGAAGAGAAAAAGGAAGAACAAGCTCTAGAATCACCAAAGTCTAAGAAAAGAAAAGTTACAAGCCCAGAGGATGAAAATAAGGCTCCAGGAAATACAAGCCCAACAAAGGCTGCAACTAGATACAGCTTACAGAATAAGAAAAGAAGTCTCAATCAAATTAAATCAGGTCATACACGAACTAGAAGTGTCATAGGAACTAGGCCTAACTCATTTATTGAGTCTACTGCTTCGCCTTCTAGCAAAGTAAAACTTGTTGATGTTCTTGAGCATGAATCCATCTTACAACATATAACTTCTTATTTACCCTATTTTTATAGATTAGAAATGAGGAGAGTTAATAGAAAGTTACATGCTATTTTTAGTGGATATGACGAGATCGGAGTAAGAGGTGTGGAGAATCGTCCAAAAAAGAGTATTGACTTATATTCTAATCACACATCTTTTCTAAATTTTTATAAGAAAAACAGTAAAAAATATTGTGAGCATATACCTAAAGCGTTAGAAACTATACCTAGTTTTATTTTTTATTGTGTAATACAATTAGTACAAGATTTACCTAAAGAATTTTGGCCTTACATATCTGATACGAGTCTGAAAGGAATACGCTTGAACTGGAAAGGACTAGAAGATTCTGACGTAGAACTATTAGGAAAGTATTTACAAGAAAAAGAAAATTTAGTTAGATATATCGACTTATATTGTAATAAGATAACATTTGAGGGTGCAAAAAAACTTGCTGAAAGTTTACTCAAAAATAAAAAGTATCTTATTGATTTAACACATAATAAGATAACATCTCAAGAAGAAAAAGTAGAGTTACGGAAAGCATACCCACATATAATATGGAAATTATAA
- a CDS encoding toprim domain-containing protein translates to MSRGLSILLTSEADKKIVVTESPIDALSFKQLHNTAYTLYLATCGSIGQGIAHSLEEVFLQANQQAIGIALFLIKMKQAKRWINR, encoded by the coding sequence TTGTCTAGAGGATTAAGCATATTGCTAACTAGTGAAGCAGATAAAAAAATTGTTGTAACAGAAAGTCCTATTGATGCCCTAAGTTTCAAGCAGCTCCATAATACAGCTTATACTTTGTATTTGGCTACTTGTGGGAGTATAGGACAAGGAATAGCCCATAGTCTAGAAGAGGTATTTTTACAAGCTAATCAGCAAGCAATAGGAATAGCCTTATTTTTGATCAAGATGAAGCAGGCAAAAAGATGGATAAACAGGTAG
- a CDS encoding OTU domain-containing protein — protein sequence MFNPFGSKFIRVATHFFAFSVFLLLISALFENCLENHNQINPLSKSKVTIKEQKDDKLLEEDNPNLAELININNTPQNMLAGTSLEEAQLSEKLFTTREGYKVKFYKENTEWKAKVEERQDSLSRELDLPLYIDISISIKQLIDLTEVEQATLVHVILPKVGQIGYVYIGKRGLLGGGKNKKKKQQLPSSEEEVVLEEEAKEEEEISRPTDIDKKMAPTRYPFSSSSSSSTISSYSQILSTPQRPSPSKSKTSKRFLSFDSPQHQGSSKRRRERALLEDSTYTSPRKSVIEAFMLSEPITEKNRRTGLKIDDSIKQKLLSDLPGYILGTAYDNGDCFFDALAQCMNSINYTDVNTAKYLRTLCYEFYQKK from the coding sequence ATGTTTAACCCTTTTGGCTCAAAGTTTATAAGAGTAGCTACTCACTTTTTTGCTTTCTCTGTTTTTTTATTACTAATCAGTGCTCTATTTGAAAACTGCCTAGAGAATCATAACCAAATCAATCCCCTCTCCAAAAGTAAGGTTACTATTAAAGAGCAGAAAGATGACAAATTATTGGAAGAAGATAATCCTAATCTTGCGGAACTAATAAATATAAATAATACTCCACAAAACATGCTAGCGGGAACCAGTTTAGAAGAGGCGCAGTTATCTGAAAAATTATTTACGACAAGAGAAGGATATAAAGTCAAATTTTATAAAGAAAATACTGAATGGAAAGCTAAAGTGGAAGAGCGTCAAGATTCTCTTAGCAGAGAATTAGATCTGCCTCTTTATATAGATATATCTATAAGCATAAAACAGTTAATAGACCTAACCGAAGTGGAGCAGGCAACTCTAGTACATGTTATTTTACCAAAAGTTGGACAAATAGGTTATGTATATATAGGAAAACGTGGCCTATTAGGAGGAGGTAAGAATAAAAAAAAGAAACAACAACTCCCTTCATCGGAAGAAGAAGTAGTATTAGAAGAAGAAGCTAAAGAGGAGGAAGAGATATCTAGACCTACGGATATTGATAAAAAAATGGCACCAACGCGCTATCCTTTCTCTAGCAGCTCTTCTTCCAGCACTATTAGCTCCTATAGTCAGATACTTTCTACTCCGCAAAGGCCTTCCCCATCAAAAAGTAAAACATCCAAACGCTTCTTATCTTTTGACTCTCCGCAACACCAAGGCTCTTCTAAACGTAGACGCGAGCGAGCCCTTTTAGAAGATTCTACTTATACATCACCACGTAAAAGCGTAATAGAAGCTTTTATGCTATCAGAGCCTATCACTGAAAAAAATCGACGTACAGGATTAAAAATTGATGATAGTATTAAGCAAAAACTACTTTCTGACTTACCAGGTTATATATTAGGAACTGCTTATGATAACGGAGATTGTTTTTTTGATGCATTAGCGCAATGTATGAATTCCATTAATTATACAGATGTCAATACAGCTAAATATTTACGTACTCTATGCTATGAGTTCTATCAAAAAAAATAA
- a CDS encoding SEL1-like repeat protein, whose protein sequence is MSSIKKNKILVADWDYRHENKNTRPKTKDKKYYANHENNYSKIQYTADECAKEFYGDIAIWGRPWVEGIMLCQKLELEGIISIEILINPDTKQQIISYYLTTNSKYKQINEEVLKQLMGSKRVPIIINKQDNLHFVPLLLKESTSQSSSSSSSSSSGAIITTPSPNKKRGADTETSQKNPVKRARPDITYLPQEELESSCTKADEFLEGYNQKEEKTLLDRAIKLYKQAAENGYKAAQDKLVTLRDKGLYQNLDLEAMASYTEAIKGAMDDHFAKPAGKIKEFINHARNRRRDYERKYQERLKNKAPATPEKKGKKKSIKQTAEGRSHHPPMRISDLIVMDLDIFRTPKRIIWGGNPKQLPNAQYIYGPLFRDSKTLKYDFKVLAVDTSGSGGDETTYCVAKRRGDYYFIAEVGGLGGGYEDKTKDTKASVGNKESILDELVRLAIKHQINVITVETNKDPAFVRLLEKKLGPKQKEIKIETKHQSRNKEARINEVLQPLLKTHKLIISKEALINDFSSAPQDDLYFKFFYQLMALVEDNLSSGKYFDNGKLQHDDRIDVVASAMILLKEKSQNAPTKQTRKSYLRELKKEAKKGNIKAQLELGRNYKAGLGVEEDLDEAEKWLRIAAEKYDNPDAQFELAEILPSIKEDEKFNFYSKSASNGHVPAMYKLGETYSIGSELVAKDENEAIRWYTEAASKGHAAAAYALAKIYLNGSATIRQDKKEAWRWCEIAVKLGHPKAMYKVAQKHEQDKNDIEAFKWYLKAAKNNYAKAQFLVGSKYDEGKGVAQDYQEAFVWYEKAAQSDEPRAQYGLAQIYWQGRVHNRQDKEKAIFWFHKAAEQGYVEAQFILGNIFQEQNDYKKATVWYKRAADEQHKLAIFSLGTIYEEEKKYKEAFECYKEASELDLAEANNKIGHFYHHGWGVEQDRKMAYYFFTKTNT, encoded by the coding sequence ATGAGTTCTATCAAAAAAAATAAAATATTAGTAGCTGATTGGGACTATAGACACGAAAACAAGAATACAAGGCCGAAGACAAAAGACAAAAAGTATTATGCCAATCATGAAAATAACTATTCAAAAATACAATATACAGCAGATGAATGTGCTAAGGAATTTTATGGAGATATCGCTATATGGGGTAGACCTTGGGTAGAAGGAATAATGCTATGTCAGAAGCTAGAACTTGAGGGGATTATCAGTATAGAAATACTGATAAATCCAGATACAAAGCAGCAAATCATTTCCTATTATTTAACAACTAATTCAAAATATAAACAGATTAACGAGGAAGTTCTTAAACAACTGATGGGCTCCAAAAGGGTTCCTATAATAATTAATAAACAAGACAACCTGCATTTTGTCCCTTTGCTTTTAAAAGAATCAACATCTCAAAGCTCGTCCAGTAGCTCTTCTTCTAGTTCCGGTGCAATAATAACTACCCCCTCACCTAACAAAAAGAGAGGAGCCGATACAGAAACTTCCCAAAAGAACCCTGTTAAACGAGCTAGGCCAGATATTACTTACTTACCACAAGAAGAGTTAGAAAGCTCATGTACAAAAGCCGATGAATTTTTAGAAGGATACAATCAGAAAGAAGAAAAAACTCTTTTAGATAGGGCAATCAAACTTTATAAACAAGCTGCAGAAAACGGTTACAAAGCTGCGCAAGACAAGTTGGTAACATTGAGAGATAAAGGATTATATCAGAATCTTGACCTAGAAGCCATGGCATCTTATACAGAGGCAATTAAAGGAGCTATGGACGACCATTTTGCTAAACCTGCAGGGAAAATAAAAGAATTTATTAACCATGCAAGAAACAGGCGCCGTGATTATGAGCGAAAGTATCAAGAACGTCTTAAAAACAAAGCACCAGCCACCCCTGAGAAAAAAGGAAAAAAGAAATCTATAAAACAAACTGCTGAAGGCCGAAGCCATCATCCTCCTATGCGTATTTCTGACTTAATTGTTATGGATCTTGATATTTTTAGAACCCCTAAACGTATTATATGGGGAGGTAATCCAAAACAATTACCCAACGCACAATATATCTATGGTCCTTTATTTAGAGATTCTAAGACATTAAAGTATGATTTTAAAGTTCTAGCTGTTGACACTTCTGGTTCGGGAGGAGATGAAACTACTTATTGTGTTGCTAAGCGCAGGGGAGACTATTACTTTATTGCTGAGGTAGGAGGGTTAGGAGGTGGATATGAAGATAAAACAAAAGACACTAAGGCCAGTGTAGGCAATAAAGAGTCAATTTTAGATGAATTAGTAAGGCTAGCCATAAAGCATCAAATAAACGTTATTACTGTAGAAACTAATAAAGATCCTGCCTTTGTAAGACTTTTAGAGAAAAAGTTAGGGCCTAAGCAAAAAGAGATAAAAATTGAAACCAAACATCAATCACGAAATAAAGAGGCCCGAATTAATGAGGTGCTGCAGCCGCTATTAAAAACCCATAAGCTTATTATAAGTAAAGAAGCATTAATAAATGATTTTAGCTCCGCTCCTCAGGATGATTTATATTTCAAATTTTTTTACCAATTAATGGCTTTAGTTGAAGATAACTTATCATCTGGGAAATATTTTGATAATGGAAAACTTCAGCATGATGATCGAATAGATGTGGTAGCTAGCGCCATGATTTTATTAAAAGAGAAAAGCCAAAATGCCCCTACTAAACAAACTAGAAAAAGCTATTTAAGAGAGCTCAAAAAAGAGGCTAAAAAAGGCAATATTAAGGCACAACTAGAGCTAGGCCGGAACTACAAAGCAGGTCTAGGCGTAGAAGAAGACTTAGATGAGGCAGAAAAATGGCTACGAATAGCTGCTGAAAAATACGATAATCCAGATGCACAGTTTGAGTTAGCTGAAATACTACCTTCAATTAAAGAAGATGAGAAATTCAATTTCTATTCTAAGTCTGCTAGTAACGGTCATGTACCAGCAATGTACAAGTTAGGTGAAACATATAGTATAGGATCTGAATTAGTTGCAAAAGATGAGAATGAAGCAATAAGATGGTATACTGAAGCAGCCTCCAAAGGACATGCAGCTGCGGCCTATGCATTGGCTAAAATATATTTAAATGGATCTGCTACAATTAGGCAAGACAAAAAAGAGGCATGGAGGTGGTGCGAAATAGCAGTAAAACTAGGTCACCCAAAGGCAATGTATAAAGTAGCCCAAAAACATGAACAAGATAAAAATGACATAGAAGCATTTAAATGGTACTTAAAAGCTGCAAAAAACAACTACGCTAAGGCACAATTCTTAGTAGGAAGCAAATATGATGAAGGAAAAGGTGTAGCACAGGATTATCAAGAAGCATTTGTCTGGTATGAAAAAGCTGCCCAGTCAGATGAGCCACGAGCACAATATGGGCTTGCACAAATCTACTGGCAGGGGCGTGTGCATAATAGACAGGATAAAGAAAAAGCAATTTTTTGGTTCCATAAAGCTGCTGAACAGGGTTATGTGGAGGCACAATTCATATTAGGAAATATTTTCCAAGAGCAAAATGATTATAAAAAGGCTACTGTATGGTATAAAAGAGCTGCTGATGAGCAACATAAGCTAGCAATATTTAGTTTAGGAACTATTTATGAAGAGGAAAAGAAGTATAAAGAGGCTTTTGAATGTTATAAGGAGGCATCTGAACTTGATTTGGCAGAAGCCAACAATAAAATAGGACATTTTTATCACCATGGATGGGGGGTGGAACAAGATCGAAAAATGGCATATTATTTTTTTACTAAAACAAATACATAA